One Algibacter sp. L3A6 genomic region harbors:
- a CDS encoding glycosyltransferase family 2 protein, producing MTQIKVIIPAYNEADSITHVIKAIPEIVNEVIVVSNNSTDDTEINARNAGATVLKETNKGYGYACLKGMEYIANQTKKPDIIVFLDGDYSDYPEELTKIVAPIINDNLDFVIGARIKELREVGSMTMPQIFGNWLATTLMSLFFNAKFTDLGPFRAIKYNKLLALNMEDKTYGWTVEMQLKALKQKLSYTEIPVNYRNRIGVSKVSGTVKGAIFAGAKILGWIFKYSIKK from the coding sequence ATGACCCAAATAAAAGTCATAATTCCTGCTTACAACGAAGCAGATTCCATTACACACGTTATTAAAGCCATTCCTGAAATTGTTAACGAAGTTATTGTGGTAAGCAACAACTCTACGGATGATACAGAAATTAATGCGAGAAATGCAGGTGCTACCGTTTTAAAAGAAACAAATAAAGGTTATGGATATGCTTGTTTAAAAGGCATGGAGTATATTGCTAACCAAACTAAAAAACCAGATATTATTGTGTTTCTAGATGGTGATTATAGCGATTACCCAGAGGAGCTTACTAAAATAGTTGCACCTATAATTAATGATAATTTAGATTTTGTTATTGGAGCCCGTATAAAAGAATTAAGAGAAGTTGGGTCGATGACTATGCCACAAATTTTTGGAAATTGGCTAGCAACAACCTTAATGAGCTTGTTTTTTAACGCTAAATTTACAGATCTCGGACCATTTAGAGCCATAAAATACAATAAGTTACTAGCTCTTAACATGGAGGATAAAACTTACGGTTGGACTGTAGAGATGCAACTAAAGGCTTTAAAGCAAAAATTATCTTACACAGAAATCCCTGTTAATTATAGAAACAGAATAGGCGTCTCAAAAGTGTCTGGTACGGTAAAAGGAGCTATATTTGCAGGCGCAAAAATCTTGGGATGGATTTTTAAATACAGCATAAAGAAATGA
- a CDS encoding toxin-antitoxin system YwqK family antitoxin, whose amino-acid sequence MKYICYLLLVSMSFNSFDNETYVKTFYENGSLESEGWVKQDKKEDYWKFYYDNGQIKKEGHFSNNNPIEYWYFYAPNGLKESEGHFVNGKKTNWWVFYDHSGQVNHKCQLKFNQKNGYCLKYKNGDIISASKYNAGKKIKEWYNLKDFKKENNLLNLR is encoded by the coding sequence ATGAAATATATCTGCTACCTGCTTTTAGTTTCTATGTCTTTCAATAGTTTTGACAATGAGACTTATGTAAAAACATTTTACGAAAACGGAAGTTTAGAATCTGAAGGCTGGGTTAAGCAGGATAAAAAAGAAGATTATTGGAAATTTTACTACGATAATGGTCAAATTAAAAAAGAAGGTCATTTTTCAAACAATAATCCTATAGAATATTGGTATTTTTACGCCCCAAATGGATTAAAAGAAAGCGAAGGCCACTTTGTTAACGGAAAAAAAACAAATTGGTGGGTGTTTTATGACCATTCAGGACAGGTTAACCACAAGTGTCAACTTAAATTTAATCAGAAAAATGGGTATTGCTTAAAGTATAAAAACGGCGATATTATTTCTGCTAGCAAATACAATGCTGGTAAAAAAATTAAAGAATGGTACAACCTAAAAGATTTTAAAAAAGAAAACAACCTACTTAATTTAAGATGA